A part of Methanobrevibacter millerae genomic DNA contains:
- a CDS encoding transposase, whose translation MYFFREYTKPNKDPSKTDKITRIYNNYSACKCCIHKNNCFTDKQTHRTITENGERMQRVMHHKMEKEEYKEEFSKKPYVEGPFGIFKEQFHIKQEIVIGVVKTEKRLNLDALAYNIKRLYNLKQEKK comes from the coding sequence ATGTACTTTTTTAGAGAATACACCAAACCAAACAAAGATCCAAGCAAAACCGACAAAATAACAAGAATCTACAACAATTACTCTGCCTGCAAATGCTGCATTCACAAAAACAACTGTTTTACAGATAAACAAACACACAGAACAATCACAGAAAACGGCGAAAGAATGCAAAGAGTAATGCACCATAAAATGGAAAAAGAAGAATATAAAGAAGAATTCAGCAAAAAACCCTATGTAGAAGGACCATTTGGAATATTCAAAGAACAATTCCACATAAAACAAGAAATAGTCATCGGAGTAGTGAAAACCGAAAAAAGACTAAACCTAGACGCACTAGCATACAATATAAAAAGACTATACAACCTAAAACAAGAAAAAAAATAA
- a CDS encoding MBL fold metallo-hydrolase — MNKTFITKMPNHIGAFLKASKCLSDFGINITRVSYNKSVDSHLLFIDVEGSPESLEKATQELMSIGYIHHNLDHRDVVLLEFKLKDIPGAVTPILELISDFNFNITYISSQQTDKEFQFFKMGLVVENQANVNTFIKKASEICPIKVINSNYANKIYDNSFFYNNFVNQISSTMDISYESKNELIINTNLVMQMLNESGVLPFHTFDSISRFTEIIAASKGENFTPRITNHKITKNSEITLIEPPCGSNITIIKSYGKYLFIDTGYACYEEEMHSIIKEIIPDFDNIPKEVFITHADVDHCGLLPLFDIIYASSKSAESLKSEYNNESNFREKNPLHKPYIRICNILTSYKPVPPQKIQVVGDERTITKPLEQTGVFDFGEFHFSLYEGKGGHLPGESVLIDFEHKIAFTGDIFINMKDMIPKQAEYNRYAPILMTSVDFDSDLCREERNNLFNKLNTGKWQIFGGHGGKRTYESN; from the coding sequence ATGAATAAGACATTTATTACAAAAATGCCCAATCATATAGGTGCATTTTTAAAGGCAAGCAAATGCTTGTCCGATTTTGGCATAAATATTACACGTGTGAGTTATAATAAATCCGTGGATTCTCATTTATTATTTATCGATGTTGAAGGCAGTCCTGAAAGTCTTGAAAAAGCAACTCAAGAATTAATGTCAATAGGTTATATCCACCATAATTTGGACCATCGCGATGTAGTGCTACTTGAATTTAAGCTTAAAGATATCCCTGGCGCCGTTACACCAATATTAGAGCTAATCAGTGATTTTAATTTCAACATTACATATATCAGTTCCCAACAGACAGATAAGGAATTCCAGTTCTTTAAGATGGGTCTCGTTGTTGAAAACCAAGCAAATGTCAACACATTCATCAAAAAAGCAAGCGAGATATGTCCCATTAAAGTAATTAATTCAAATTACGCCAATAAGATTTATGACAATAGCTTTTTTTACAACAACTTTGTAAATCAGATATCATCCACAATGGATATCTCATATGAATCCAAAAATGAACTGATCATCAATACAAACCTTGTGATGCAAATGCTTAACGAAAGCGGAGTTTTGCCGTTCCATACCTTTGACAGCATAAGCAGGTTTACAGAAATCATTGCAGCTTCAAAAGGAGAGAATTTCACACCAAGAATAACAAACCATAAAATAACCAAAAATAGCGAAATAACACTTATCGAACCTCCCTGCGGAAGCAACATTACAATCATAAAAAGCTATGGCAAGTACTTATTCATTGATACAGGATATGCCTGCTATGAAGAGGAAATGCATTCAATCATTAAGGAAATCATCCCTGATTTTGACAATATTCCAAAAGAAGTATTCATAACCCATGCAGACGTTGACCATTGCGGACTGTTGCCCCTTTTTGACATTATCTATGCCAGCAGCAAAAGTGCAGAATCACTGAAATCAGAATATAACAATGAAAGCAATTTCCGTGAAAAAAATCCACTTCACAAACCATATATCCGTATTTGCAATATATTAACTTCATATAAACCCGTTCCCCCTCAAAAAATTCAAGTTGTAGGAGATGAACGAACAATAACAAAACCCCTTGAACAAACTGGAGTTTTTGATTTTGGTGAATTTCATTTTAGTCTTTATGAAGGAAAAGGCGGCCATCTTCCCGGTGAATCTGTTCTAATTGATTTTGAACATAAAATTGCATTTACAGGAGACATTTTTATAAATATGAAAGACATGATTCCTAAACAGGCGGAATATAATAGATATGCTCCAATTTTAATGACATCTGTTGATTTTGATTCTGACCTTTGTCGAGAAGAAAGAAATAATCTATTTAATAAATTAAACACTGGGAAATGGCAAATCTTTGGGGGTCATGGTGGTAAAAGAACATATGAATCAAATTAA